In Beutenbergia cavernae DSM 12333, the DNA window CCGAGTCGCGGCACGCCGCCGTGGTCGCGGACCTGCTCGGCGGCGACCCGTTCCCGGCCCCGTTCGAGAACAACCTCCCCATGGAGGACGTGCTCGAGGCCGCCGGTCAGTTCATCGAGGGCTAGGAGGATCCCATGTTGAAACGCAAGGACCTGATCCGCGACGCCGGGCTCGTGATCCCCGGCGCGATCGCACTGACCATGATCGGAGCCAAGTTCGCGTTCGCGGACGACGGCGACTTCGACGGTCCGCTGGACGTGCTCAACTACGCGCTGACCCTGGAGTACCTGGAGGCCGAGTTCTACCGCCAGGGCAACGAGGTCGGGCTCCTGGACGGCAAGGCCGCGGACTACCTCGCCACCATCCAGACCGACGAGGAGACGCACGTCATGACGCTCCAGGACACGATCGCCTCGCTCGGCGGCACTCCCGTCCCCGCTCCGCAGGTCGACTTCGGGGAGTCGTTCGCCACGGCGGACAGCTACCTCGAGACGGCGTACACGTTCGAGAACCTCGGCGTGCAGGCGTACCTCGGGGCCGCACCGTCACTGTTCCAGGAGAAGGAGCTCCTGACGGCGGCCGCGAGCATCTTCGGGGTCGAGGCGCGGCACGCGGCGATCATCGGGGTGCTGCAGGAGAAGCCCGCCGAGGGTGGCGTGTACC includes these proteins:
- a CDS encoding ferritin-like domain-containing protein is translated as MLKRKDLIRDAGLVIPGAIALTMIGAKFAFADDGDFDGPLDVLNYALTLEYLEAEFYRQGNEVGLLDGKAADYLATIQTDEETHVMTLQDTIASLGGTPVPAPQVDFGESFATADSYLETAYTFENLGVQAYLGAAPSLFQEKELLTAAASIFGVEARHAAIIGVLQEKPAEGGVYQGAFETPLARAEVLQAASPFIVSAETL